A genomic segment from Streptomyces sp. NBC_00237 encodes:
- the pruA gene encoding L-glutamate gamma-semialdehyde dehydrogenase: MDAVTQVPAPVNEPVHSYAPGSPERARLEAKLKELAENPIDLPMTINGEKRMGGGERFDVVQPHNHAKVLGTYANATTQDAQDAIDAALAAAPAWRAMAFDDRAAIILRAAELLSGPWRETLAASTMLGQSKTAQQAEIDTPCELVDFWRFNVKYARDILSEQPPANAPGVWNRMDHRPLEGFVYAITPFNFTAIAGNLPTAPALMGNVVVWKPSPTQTHAAVLLMQLLEEAGLPKGVINLVTGDGIAVSEIALNHRDLAGIHFTGSTPTFQYLWKTVGENIAKYRTYPRLVGETGGKDFVVAHPSADRAVLKTALTRGSFEYQGQKCSASSRAYVPASIWNDGFKEEFAAEVDSITMGDVTNLDNFIGAVIDARSFAKNKAAIDRAAADPTCTIVAGGSYDDSVGYFVRPTVIACTDPANEVFTTEYFGPILAVYVYEDDQYDAMLEQMESVSDYALTGAVISNDRAAAAHTMEKLRYAAGNFYINDKSTGAVVGQQPFGGGRASGTNDKAGAPQNLQRWTLTRAIKETLVPPTDYRYPHQG, encoded by the coding sequence GGTCAACGAGCCGGTGCACTCCTACGCCCCCGGTTCGCCGGAGCGCGCCCGCCTCGAAGCCAAGCTCAAGGAGCTGGCCGAGAACCCCATCGACCTCCCGATGACGATCAACGGCGAGAAGCGGATGGGCGGCGGCGAGCGCTTCGACGTCGTACAGCCGCACAACCACGCCAAGGTCCTCGGCACCTACGCCAACGCCACCACCCAGGACGCCCAGGACGCGATCGACGCCGCCCTGGCCGCCGCCCCGGCGTGGCGTGCGATGGCCTTCGACGACCGCGCCGCGATCATCCTGCGCGCCGCCGAGCTGCTGAGCGGCCCGTGGCGCGAGACGCTGGCCGCCTCCACCATGCTCGGCCAGTCCAAGACCGCCCAGCAGGCCGAGATCGACACCCCGTGCGAGCTCGTCGACTTCTGGCGCTTCAACGTCAAGTACGCCCGCGACATCCTGTCCGAGCAGCCCCCGGCGAACGCGCCCGGCGTGTGGAACCGCATGGACCACCGCCCGCTCGAAGGCTTCGTCTACGCGATCACGCCGTTCAACTTCACGGCCATCGCGGGCAACCTGCCGACCGCCCCGGCCCTGATGGGCAACGTGGTCGTGTGGAAGCCGTCCCCGACGCAGACGCACGCCGCCGTGCTGCTCATGCAGCTCCTCGAAGAGGCCGGTCTGCCCAAGGGCGTCATCAACCTGGTCACCGGTGACGGCATCGCCGTCTCCGAGATCGCGCTGAACCACCGCGACCTGGCCGGCATCCACTTCACCGGCTCCACCCCGACCTTCCAGTACCTGTGGAAGACGGTCGGCGAGAACATCGCGAAGTACCGCACGTACCCGCGCCTCGTCGGCGAGACGGGCGGCAAGGACTTCGTCGTCGCGCACCCCAGCGCCGACCGCGCCGTCCTGAAGACGGCACTGACCCGCGGCTCCTTCGAGTACCAGGGCCAGAAGTGCTCGGCCTCCTCCCGCGCCTACGTTCCGGCCTCCATCTGGAACGACGGCTTCAAGGAGGAGTTCGCGGCCGAGGTCGACTCCATCACCATGGGTGACGTCACCAACCTCGACAACTTCATCGGCGCCGTCATCGACGCCCGCTCCTTCGCGAAGAACAAGGCCGCGATCGACCGCGCCGCCGCCGACCCGACCTGCACCATCGTCGCGGGCGGCAGCTACGACGACTCGGTCGGCTACTTCGTCCGCCCGACCGTCATCGCGTGCACGGACCCGGCCAACGAGGTCTTCACGACCGAGTACTTCGGCCCGATCCTGGCCGTCTACGTCTACGAGGACGACCAGTACGACGCGATGCTGGAGCAGATGGAGTCGGTCTCCGACTACGCGCTGACCGGTGCCGTCATCTCCAACGACCGCGCCGCCGCCGCGCACACGATGGAGAAGCTGCGCTACGCCGCGGGCAACTTCTACATCAACGACAAGTCGACGGGCGCCGTCGTCGGCCAGCAGCCGTTCGGCGGAGGCCGCGCCTCCGGCACGAACGACAAGGCCGGTGCCCCCCAGAACCTCCAGCGCTGGACGCTCACCCGCGCCATCAAGGAGACCCTGGTCCCGCCGACCGACTACCGCTACCCGCACCAGGGCTGA
- a CDS encoding NAD(P)-dependent alcohol dehydrogenase, producing the protein MTAQTSTSTSPTTVSAYAAPSAKAPLERTTVPRRPVGPSDVLIDIKYAGICHSDIHQARDGWGEGIFPMVPGHEIAGVVTEVGAAVTKFAVGDRVGVGCMVDSCRECENCRAGLEQYCLQGNIGTYNALDKNGEPTYGGYSTHIVVDEAFTLRIPDGLSLDVAAPLLCAGITTYSPLAHWNAGPGKKVAVVGLGGLGHMAVKIAHAMGAEVTVLSQSLRKKDDGLKLGADHYYATSDAATFEQLRASFDLIVSTVSAPLPLDKYLSLLRTDGAMVNVGAPEEPVSLNLFSVIAGRKTLAGSGIGGIRETQDMLDFCAEHGLGAEIELIGADRINEAYERVLASDVRYRFVIDASTI; encoded by the coding sequence ATGACCGCACAGACCAGCACCAGCACCAGCCCCACGACCGTCTCCGCCTACGCCGCACCGTCCGCCAAGGCTCCGCTGGAGCGGACGACCGTTCCGCGCCGCCCCGTGGGCCCCTCCGACGTACTGATCGACATCAAGTACGCGGGCATCTGCCACTCGGACATCCACCAGGCGCGCGACGGCTGGGGCGAGGGCATCTTCCCGATGGTGCCGGGCCACGAGATCGCCGGTGTCGTCACCGAGGTCGGTGCCGCCGTCACCAAGTTCGCCGTCGGCGACCGGGTGGGCGTCGGCTGCATGGTGGACTCCTGCCGCGAGTGCGAGAACTGCCGGGCGGGCCTGGAGCAGTACTGCCTCCAGGGCAACATCGGCACGTACAACGCCCTCGACAAGAACGGCGAGCCCACCTACGGCGGCTACTCCACCCACATCGTCGTGGACGAGGCGTTCACCCTCCGCATCCCCGACGGCCTCTCCCTGGACGTCGCCGCGCCGCTGCTGTGCGCGGGCATCACCACGTACTCCCCGCTGGCCCACTGGAACGCGGGCCCCGGCAAGAAGGTCGCCGTCGTCGGCCTCGGCGGTCTCGGCCACATGGCCGTCAAGATCGCGCACGCGATGGGCGCCGAGGTCACCGTGCTCTCGCAGAGCCTGCGCAAGAAGGACGACGGGCTGAAGCTGGGCGCCGACCACTACTACGCGACCAGCGACGCCGCGACCTTCGAGCAGCTCAGGGCGAGCTTCGACCTGATCGTCTCGACCGTCTCCGCGCCGCTCCCGCTCGACAAGTACCTGAGCCTCCTGCGCACGGACGGCGCCATGGTGAACGTCGGCGCCCCCGAGGAGCCGGTCTCGCTCAACCTCTTCTCGGTCATCGCGGGCCGCAAGACCCTCGCAGGCTCCGGCATCGGCGGCATTCGCGAGACCCAGGACATGCTGGACTTCTGCGCCGAGCACGGCCTGGGTGCGGAGATCGAACTGATCGGCGCCGACCGGATCAACGAGGCGTACGAGCGGGTCCTGGCCAGCGA
- a CDS encoding helix-turn-helix transcriptional regulator has translation MDARPTPSPAPEPTPEPAPEPASEPASEPASRPLDSRAELSEFLRTRRARLQPEDVGLPNFGRHRRVPGLRREELAQLAGVSVAYYTRLEQGNGQNVSGEVLDAIARALRLTDAEHSHLMHLAKPKQHKKKRPARRQHARPALHHLMDAMDGVPAYVVGRRSDILAWNRMAAALFGDWAALPPEERNWARICFLHPAARDLFVDWEQKASDMVSYLRMDAGCFPNDPLLSALVGELSVKSEEFRTLWARHDVQEKGHGVKRMHHPLVGDLTLSYETLRLPDDHDQSLVTYHAPPDSASAQALRLLASWGTDATLAGAER, from the coding sequence ATGGACGCCCGGCCGACACCCTCCCCAGCCCCAGAGCCCACCCCCGAGCCCGCCCCAGAGCCCGCCTCCGAGCCCGCCTCCGAGCCCGCCTCCAGGCCCCTCGACAGCCGCGCCGAACTCAGCGAGTTCCTGCGCACCCGCAGGGCCCGGCTCCAGCCCGAGGACGTCGGCCTGCCGAACTTCGGACGCCACCGCCGGGTGCCAGGACTGCGCCGCGAGGAGCTCGCCCAGCTCGCCGGGGTGTCCGTCGCGTACTACACGCGCCTCGAACAGGGCAACGGCCAGAACGTCTCGGGCGAGGTGCTCGACGCGATCGCCCGCGCCCTGCGCCTCACGGACGCCGAGCACTCCCATCTGATGCACCTGGCCAAGCCCAAGCAGCACAAGAAGAAGCGCCCGGCCCGCCGCCAGCACGCGCGCCCGGCCCTGCACCACCTGATGGACGCGATGGACGGCGTTCCCGCCTACGTGGTCGGCCGCCGCTCCGACATCCTCGCCTGGAACCGCATGGCCGCGGCCCTCTTCGGCGACTGGGCCGCGCTGCCCCCCGAGGAGCGGAACTGGGCGCGCATCTGCTTCCTCCACCCGGCGGCGCGCGACCTGTTCGTGGACTGGGAACAGAAGGCTTCCGACATGGTGAGTTACCTGCGGATGGACGCGGGCTGCTTCCCCAACGATCCGCTGCTCTCCGCCCTCGTCGGGGAACTCTCCGTGAAGAGCGAGGAGTTCCGCACCCTGTGGGCCCGGCACGACGTGCAGGAGAAGGGTCACGGCGTCAAGCGCATGCACCACCCCCTGGTCGGCGACCTGACCCTCTCGTACGAGACGCTGCGCCTGCCCGACGACCACGACCAGTCCCTCGTGACCTACCACGCGCCGCCGGACTCGGCTTCGGCCCAGGCCCTGCGGCTGCTCGCCAGCTGGGGCACGGACGCGACGCTCGCCGGTGCGGAGCGGTAG